One window of Trifolium pratense cultivar HEN17-A07 linkage group LG5, ARS_RC_1.1, whole genome shotgun sequence genomic DNA carries:
- the LOC123886334 gene encoding mediator of RNA polymerase II transcription subunit 12-like, whose translation MILFGTQTLFPRRTSKSSSRDIVFIGKALKRLRFVEKRVVAVWLLTVVKQAIEETEKNIGKTGQFGGAYSMEDDGNSIRWKLGEDELSAILYYLKSGC comes from the exons ATGATTTTATTTGGC ACACAAACATTATTCCCGAGAAGAACCTCCAAAAGTAGCTCTAGGGATATTGTTTTCATTGGAAAAGCACTGAAGAGGCTTCGTTTTGTTGAGAAAAGAGTTGTAGCAGTTTGGCTGCTGACTGTTGTTAAGCAGGCGATTGAAGAGACTGAAAAAAATATTGGCAAAACTGGACAATTTGGTGGGGCTTACTCTATGGAGGATGATGGAAACTCAATACGGTGGAAACTTGGCGAAGATGAACTTTCTGCAATACTTTATTATCTTAAATCAGGCTG CTGA
- the LOC123883374 gene encoding uncharacterized protein LOC123883374, with protein MRIRKNAKLSPLLHTCSSSLLKNGSFPAETFQTHVCQLNQSPWDVIPFHSSNFNISSIQFQDQDTLKNGDSFGAIDESVVVVASMMEAEDVVDDNNNNKPAIENFDMMVLDDNNNQQHGGGGGGDKKVVGLKRSSNGGGNVGPGPRRGRGRPKKSAAGSSSSNNNEFYYYSGFGPLWAKRRSDKFEGEGEEDDSNKSVVTLGGTNNNDDKINVVNHDYNNNVGVEFGCSVDVNVVPCISDEEDYYDDYCDNENGKRRMRKPVKERSLKSLM; from the exons ATGAGGATTCGAAAAAACGCAAAGCTTTCCCCTCTTCTACATacttgttcatcttcattgcTCAAAAATGGTTCATTTCCAGCTGAAACTTTTCAAACGCACGTTTGTCAGCTTAATCAATCTCCATGGGATGTGATCCCCTTTCACTCTTCCAACTTCAATATCTCTTCAATCCAG ttTCAAGATCAAGATACCTTAAAAAATGGGGATTCTTTTGGAGCTATTGATGAAAG tgttgttgttgttgcttcgATGATGGAAGCTgaagatgttgttgatgataataataataataaacctGCGATAGAAAATTTTGATATGATGGTGcttgatgataataataatcaacAACATGGTGGCGGTGGTGGTGGCGATAAGAAGGTAGTAGGTTTGAAGAGAAGCTCGAATGGCGGTGGCAATGTGGGACCGGGGCCGCGACGTGGTAGAGGCCGACCGAAGAAGTCGGCGGCGGGTTCTTCGAGTTCGAATaataatgaattttattattattctgGGTTTGGTCCATTGTGGGCGAAAAGAAGAAGTGACAAATTTGAAGGTgaaggtgaagaagatgatAGTAACAAGAGTGTTGTAACATTAGGTGGtactaataataatgatgataagATTAATGTTGTTAATcatgattataataataatgttggTGTTGAGTTTGGTTGTAGCGTTGATGTTAATGTTGTTCCTTGTATTTCTGATGAAGAGGATTATTATGATGATTATTGTGATAATGAAAATGGGAAGAGAAGAATGAGGAAGCCAGTGAAAGAAAGGTCACTAAAATCGTTAATGTGA